The sequence AGAGTTCATCAATATCCTTGCGAGTTTGGCTATCCATACCTTTATCATTCTCATAACTGCGGTCGCTCTGTCTAGGTGGGGGGGTGGCCGGAGTCTCTTCTGAGGGCAAGAAAGAGAGATTATTGGGGTTAAAGGTGTCGTCTTGCTTTTTCTTGACCGGCTTTTTCTCCTCTCTCTCTTCTTGATAAAGGGCTTTGTGCTTGCTTTCACGATTTGCCACTTGGGTGCGTTTGTGTCTGTGGGCGTGGCGTTCTTGGATGCGGTGTGTGGTGCGTTTAGGTCTGGGTTTAGGCTTAGGCTTGACCCGTGGAGTGGGGGGGCTAGGTGGGCTTGGGGGTTGTGGGGGGTTTGGGCTACGGGAGGCATTGGTGTGGTTTTAGGTGCAGCTCTTGAGGGTCTTAGTGCCCCCTGTGTGTGCTTGGTAGGATCAAGCGAGCGTCCCCTCTTTAGGACCAAGAGATTGCTCGGGTTGATTTTGACTAATTTAGGTCTGTGGAAAAACTTTTGTCCATACTCCAGTAGCCACCAAATGAAAAGGTGCAATAAGCACGACAAAACTAAGGAAATATAGAAATTGCGGTCAGAGCGTCTATCCTCCAACTCTTTATCAAGTGCGCGAACCCTAGACATATGAACTCTTGAGTTTAGATTGCCGTAGGTGTTTCTTGGTTTCTTCAACAAGGGCTTCTTTTTGGTGCAAAGACGGATCTTTTAGGGAAGTCTAGGGTGATTTTGTCTAAAACTAGGCTTTGGTGCGAATTTAGTAAAATCAAATACAGCTGGTTGCGCACTTCTATGGTGATGAGTTTGTGTGTGGAGTCTAAGGGCTTGACATAAGTGATGCTAGGCTCTAAGCCCACTTTGGGGAATAAGAACCTTTGGGTGCTTTTGCGCTTGAGTAACCACAAAACCAACAACAAGCCTACAATCACCACGCCCACTTTCCACAAATACTCCCACTCAAAGTCGGGGAGCTTATTGAGGACAGGTAGGGGCTTGGTGGGGGTGGCTTGGGGCTGTGTAGCTTGTGTAGCAATGGGGGCTGGGGTTAAGTCGGCAAATAAAGACACGAACTCTAGGCGTAAAAAGCGTTTATCTTGAGACAATTTGGCATTGACTTTGAAAAGGGTGTTGCTCTTAGGCACAATATAAAGGGTGTTGTTTTGGTTATGCACTTCTAATTGGTTCAATATAGTAGAGCTGAAGCGTTCAAATCTAGGCGCAAAGGGAGAGATATTTTGTAAAGTAATGGTTTGCGTGGACGAGATTTTAGGCACTTGTTGGAGTGGTTGGCTAAACAGCAACTCTAAGAGCACGCCCTTGTGGTCAGGAGTGGGGGTCACCTGTATATGTGCGAGTTGGTTTAGCGAGGTCCCCCATAAAATGTCTAAAACAAAAAAAACGCATATGATGGCTCTCAAGTTTACATATCCTTTGCAATGTAGTAGACAATGGCATTGGAGTCTAACACTTCGTTTAAGCGGATAGCTAGGTTTTTTTCATACACCATGACTTCGCCCTTGCCAATCACCCGCCCATTGACAAAGGTATCCACACTCTCACCAGCGGGCTTTTGTAAATCGATGACCGACCCCCTTTCAAAGCGCAAAACTTCCCCAAGTGGGATAGAAGTTGAGCCTAGTTCTGCCATAAAAGTGACCTCCATGTCTAACAAACCCTTGTAGTCGTTGATGAGCTCTTCTAAATAGGTCGTGAGTTCCAATTCCCTAGGGTTTAGGGTTGGTTGCCTTTTGAGCTTGGGATTGACAGAGGGTAAATTGGCTAGGGTAGGGTTGGATTGGATACTCACCCCACCCCCATCCTTGTTAGTATTATTGTTCTGGTTATCCATGAAAATCCCACCTTATCTTAACACTTTCAACGCCCAACTTTAACCTACAAAAGAAAATATACCATTATACTAGATTTTGATTAGCGGGGTTTGAAATTTGCCCGACTCACGCAAAATTCTTGCAGAAAACAAGCGGAGCATTTAGGGTTAATCGCCTTGCAAATGCGCCGTCCAAAGAGTATCAAGGCGTGGTGTAGGGAGCTTAAGTCGTTCACAAAAAGCGCACTTAAATCAGCTTCTGTCTGCTCTGCGCTCTTGGCGGTGGAGAGCCCTAAGCGGTGCGCCACTCTAAAAACATGTGTGTCTACGGCTAAGAGATTTGCCCCAAAGGCGACAGACAAGATAACATTTGCACTCTTTTGCCCAATGCCCGCTAGACTTTTGAGCTCGGCTTGGGTTTGTGGGATTTGCCCGTGAAAGTTTTCTAAGACTTGGTTAGCCATTTTGACGAGGTGCTTTGCCTTGCTGTTGGGGTAAGAAATGCTTTTAATGCACTCTTGCACCTCTGCAATATCAGCTCTAGCTAGGCTTACAATGCTCGGGTATTTGGCAAAAAAGGCAGGGGTGGTGGCGTTCACCCTTTTATCCGTGCATTGCGCCGACAACAACACCGCCACGATGAGTTCATAGGGGTTTTGATACTCTAGCTCAGTGGTGGGGTTAGCAAAATGGGCGAGCAACCTAGCCTTAATGGTGTTCGCACTCATAGAGGGCGCACTAAAATGTGCTTGGCTTCGCCTGAGCGTAGGGCGACTTGGGCGCGTTCAATGGCGATGCTAAAGGTGGCTTTTTTAAGGGAGTGTTGCAACAGCTCAAATTCCACTCCTACAGCAATTCCAAAGGATAAAAGACGGTCTTTTAGCTCCAAATCAGGGGTGGTGATGTCAAGGATGGTGTAGCGTTTGTTTTTTTGGCACTCGAGTAGGCTCATTTCGCATTCCTTTTTTAATTTCATCGACAATAATATCAATAGGCGTGAAAATCCGCCTTAAAATCCTAAAGGGAGCTTGTAAAATGTCTTTTGCTAAAGTTACATTGGCTTTAGGGTTATCTAAACTTCCGCTTAAACTCACATGTGTGGAAATCTTACCATCTCCACCTAAGATCAAATAGCTTAAAATGGGGATTTTATTGATGATGTTGGCAAAACCTTTAATGGTAGCGATGTTTAAAGACATGTCAATTTTGCGCTTGGAGAGCTCCACAATCCCATTTCCATCCACATCTAAAGTTGTGCCCGTGAGTTGAATATGCTCTAGACCTAAATAGCCCGGGTTAATGCCAAAGACCACTCGACCCTTAGAAATCTCATACCCATTTGCTCCAAGTCTGGGGTTTCTAAACACGATTAAAGAGGGGATAGTGTTGATTAAATTGATCATATTTTGTAGGACCTTAAAGTTTTTAATTGTGGTGTTTTGTAGCCTGAGCTCCCCGCTAAAGACATTGTTCTTATACCCGCCAATGAGGCTATACAGCCCGCCTTGTATGAGATTTTGTGTGGTGATGGTCTGTAAGACCATGTTAAGATAGTCTCCGCTGAAGTTATTTGCCTTGATCCTAAACTGCCCGTGCATCATGTCAAAGGCAACCATAGCGTTGTGGTAGCTCGCATCCGCTTTTAAGCGTCCATCGCGCATATTGACCAAAATATTTTCTAGAGCAAAGGGGAAGCCCTTAAAAGTAACCACAGCGTTTTTAGCCTGTATGATTAGGCGGTTTGGAGGGATTTTATGTTCTTTTTCGTAGAGTTGCTTTGCCTTGATAAAAATCGTTTCATCCTTGATTTGCTCTTTGGTGGGCTTATTTGCGCTTGGAGCTAGCAATTCTTTAATGGCGGGCACTTTGGCTTTTAAAAAAGTATCCACATTGAAATTGATGTCATTGACAAAGATGATTTTCTCCCCCCGAATGCGCCCCATCACCGCCCCATCTGGAGTAAAAACTCCAAACCCCTATCCCCAAAAGTCCCCAAAAGCGAAAAAGAGTTAAACCGCCGCCCATCGTTACGATAAAGCGGCAACTCGATGTCTAAGTTTGTTCCAAAGAACTTAAAACTCTTTAAGTCCTTGGTGGTGATTTTGAGCGCGCCCCTTTTAATGGCAAAGTAGTGCGCCAAAGGCGAAATGGGGACAAGTTTGGCGATGTTCTTTAAATGCAAGCTATAATCCCGAGAAATTGCCCCCTCGATCTCTAATTCCTTGATTTTAAAAATGGTTTGCTTGTCTTTGGAGAAGTCCAAGTCAAAGGTCAGGGTCGGTAGGTTGTCCTCAGTGGCGTAGATGATGTCTTGACTAAAGACCTCAGCGTTTTGGGCTTGGATGATTTGGTGCAACTTGTTTTTAAAAGCGAGGGTATCCACGCCCTTGGCGATTAAACTTGGCAAAGAACTTAGGCGCACGGCGGAGGTGGCTTTGGGTAAAATGGTGCGCCTTGTTTCAAAGGGGTTATTGTTGATGGCTTGGTTGGTGTTGACTTGGATTTTATGGACAATGGCTTGGCTTGTGAGGCTCTTGTGGCTGAAGTCTATGGTTATGCGGTTGTCGGTGTCGGCCATGTTTTGATAGCGGGTGTGGGCAGTGCTGATGTAGATAATTTTGCTTGTGGGGCTGATGTCTAAGAACACCTGTGCGCTTTGGTTACTTAAGGGCACGCCATAGAGCGCAAAGCTCCCTGCGGCGATGTCTACGCTGCCTTGCACGAATAAAAAGGGCTTGGCATGGGGGACAAACTGCATGGTGAGCAAAATGTCCGCCCCGACATTGGGCTTGAATTGGCTTAGGGGTAGGTTGATGTTGTAGGCTTTTAAAATCTCTTTGATAGGAGAAAAGGCGGCGCTTGAGGCGTTTTTAATGCTCGCCACTAGCCTAGATGCAGGTCCAAAGTGGCTTATCACCACCTGCGAGCCCTCTAAGCGCATGTGTTGGTAGTTGATGTGCTTAGGCGTGATGGTGAGCTGCCCGTCCTTATACTCTAGCCCCACTTCTTTAGCCAAAATGGGGGGGAGTTTGGAGTTGTAGATGACATGGGCGTTTTGCACGAGGGCCTGCACACTCAGGTTCTTTTGCAAGCTCTTTAAGATGTGCTTGTCCTTGAAGTTTAAGGAGAGTTTTGCGTCCTTGATGAAAAAGCCACCAAAGGAGATGTTGCTAAAGAGCCATTTTTGTAGAGCTTGGTGCTTGTCGGGCTTGAAGTAGGGCTTTAAAAAGTCTAAGTGTTTGATGTTGTTAGAGTTTAGCCTAAGAGCTACGGATTTAAAGTCGGTCAAACCTTGCACGAAAATTTTTAATTTGGATGGTCTAATATTTGGGGTGGGGATGGGGGAAACTTGCAGACTGAAGTTTAATTGTTCTGTGTGTTTAAGGTAGGTCGCCTGCCCTATAAGATGTATATGGTAGGGGTCAGAGTCTAAATAATTAATGTTTAGGTGCAATCCTTGACCCTCTTGTTCTTTAAGGTAAAACTGCCCACGCACAAGGTCGGGGAAGGCAAATTCGTAGCGGTGTCCATCAAAGAACACATGGGCTTTGATTTTGGGTTTGATGTCTATTTCTTGGATGGTGATGTTTTCAAAGTAATCCATAGCCCACATGCTGTATTGGATGTAGCGCACAATGGCGGCGATGGTCGGGGGTTTTTTATTTGGCTTGTGCTTGATGAGCTCTATGATGTCTAACTGCCCCACCCTTAGCAAGAATTTATTATTCAGTTTTAGATAGAATCGCTCTATTTTGAGTCCGCCAAAGTGCATGGAGGAGATGTAAATTCCGTTTTTCAACACAAGAAACAGAATGGCAAAAAGAACGGCCACAAGCCCGATAGAAAAAAAAGGGCGTAATATTCTCTTGGAGATGGCTTTGATCATCGCGCTTTCATTGCTGTTTTACTTAAGTATACCCATAAAATCTTACGCGATTGTTTACATACCCAAAGGTGCGCTTAAAACCGCCTTAAGCCACCTACACGCCCTAGAAAGCCCCACGCCCCCGATAAATACCCTAGATTTGTGGATTTTACGCCTGATGTCCGCTTTGCACCTATGGCACACACCCGAAAGGGGCTATGTGGCAATCCCTATAAGCCCCAATAACACCACCACCAAGGGGGACTTCTTGCACGCCTTGAGCTTGTCTAAGGTGGTCTATAAGGACATCACCTTAATCCCGGGCGAAACCTTGTATTTTTTTCTAAGGCACTTGGCTAAGGTGTTTCATTTAAAAGTGGAGGATTTAGAGCAAGTCTACAACGCCAAAGCCCTTTGGGCTGATGGGGCGATTGTCCCGGACACCTACCGCTTCACGCTTGGCATTTCGGCGCAAAATCTCATGGGCTATCTTTTAAAGCACAGCCAAGAACACTACCAAAAATTAAGCGAGCAACTTTTAGGCAACTACGACCCCAAAAAGTGGCAACAAACCCTAATCATTGCCTCCATTATCCAAAAAGAAGCGGCCAATGCCGCAGAGATGCCCCTCATTGCCGGGGTGATTTACAACCGCTTAAAAAGGCACATGCCCTTGCAAATGGACGGGGCGTTAAATTATGGGGCGTATGCGCACAGCAAGGTAACGCACGAAAGGATTGCCACCGACAACAGCCCCTACAACACCTACAAGCATAAGGGTCTGCCCAAAGAGCCCGTGGGCAGTGTGGGGCTTGATGCGATCAAGGCGGCTTTGTTTCCTGCCAAAACGCCCTTTTTATACTTTGTCAAAACCAAAGGGGGGACGCATAAATTCAGCGTGAATTATAAAGAGCATGTCCGTGCAATTCCCAAATTTTGATCTTAGCTTAGTTTCGCTTTAGATATTTAATGCTAGTATCTCGGGCGGATTTCATTAAGGGTCTTTAAGGAGATGAAATGGCGAAAATGCAAGCCCCTGAGGGCGTGCCTGTTTGGGTCAATGAAGCCCGTTGTAAGGGTTGTGATTTGTGCGTGTCGGTGTGTCCGGCGGGGGTGCTTGGGATGGGCTTTAAGCCCACGCACATTTTGGGTAAGGTCGCTAAGGTCGCCTACCCTGAGAGTTGTATCGGGTGCTACAAATGTGAGCTGGGTTGCCCCGATTTTGCAATTTATGTGGCAGAGAAGAAGGAGTTTAAATTTGCGAAAGTGTCTAAAGAAGCTGAGGATAGGGGGGCTAGAGTGCGGGCAAATAATTACATGCTTTTAGAAGAAAGCGTGAAAGAGGGGAGGGGCAAATGAGAGAGGTGATTTCAGATGGCAATGAGTTGGTCGCAAGGGCGGCGATCGAGGCGGGGTGCCGCTTCTTTGGGGGCTACCCCATCACACCCAGCTCGGACATCATGCATGCGATGAGTGGGCTACTACCCAAGCACGGGGGGCATTTTATCCAAATGGAGGATGAGATCGGGGGCATTTCTGTGGCACTGGGTGCGAGCATGAGCGGGGTGAAGGCGATGACGGCAAGCTCAGGACCGGGCATTTCTTTAAAAGTGGAGCAAATGGGCTATGGCTTTATGACAGAAACGCCTTTGGTGATTGTGGATGTGATGCGATCAGGGCCTTCTACGGGGATGCCCACACGAGTGGCACAAGGCGATGTCAACTTTTTAAAACACCCCACGCATGGGGATTTTAAATCCGTGGCTTTGGCTCCGGGAAGTTTAGCAGAAACCTACACTGAAACCATCCGTGCGTTCAACTTGGCAGAGAAGTTGATGACCCCCGTCTTCTTGCTCTTGGATGAAACCGTAGGACACATGTACGGCAAAGTTTCTTTGCCCGACTTGCAGGATTTAAGCATTGTCAATCGGCGGGTGTTTGAGGGCGATCCTAAAGACTACCAGCCCTATGGCGTGCCAAATGATGAGCCCGCTATTTTAAACCCCTTCTTCAAGGGTTACCGCTACCACATTACGGGTTTGCACCACGGGCCTATCGGCTTTCCCACTGAGGATGCAAAAATCGGGGGCGCGCTGATGGATCGGCTCTTTAATAAAATCGACTCCAAGCTTGATGAGGTCTGCCTCAATGAAGAGATAGACATTGAGGGGGCGGATTTATTGGTGATTGCCTATGGCTCGAGCGCATTGGCAATTAAGGAGGCGTTGAGAGAGCTTAAGGCTGAGAATTACCCTAAAAAAGTGGGCTTTTTTAGGCCTTTAACTCTATGGCCTAGCCCCAAAAAACGCCTAGAGGAGCTAGGCAAG is a genomic window of Helicobacter sp. NHP19-012 containing:
- the nth gene encoding endonuclease III, producing MSANTIKARLLAHFANPTTELEYQNPYELIVAVLLSAQCTDKRVNATTPAFFAKYPSIVSLARADIAEVQECIKSISYPNSKAKHLVKMANQVLENFHGQIPQTQAELKSLAGIGQKSANVILSVAFGANLLAVDTHVFRVAHRLGLSTAKSAEQTEADLSALFVNDLSSLHHALILFGRRICKAINPKCSACFLQEFCVSRANFKPR
- a CDS encoding 4Fe-4S binding protein, producing the protein MAKMQAPEGVPVWVNEARCKGCDLCVSVCPAGVLGMGFKPTHILGKVAKVAYPESCIGCYKCELGCPDFAIYVAEKKEFKFAKVSKEAEDRGARVRANNYMLLEESVKEGRGK
- the fliN gene encoding flagellar motor switch protein FliN; this translates as MDNQNNNTNKDGGGVSIQSNPTLANLPSVNPKLKRQPTLNPRELELTTYLEELINDYKGLLDMEVTFMAELGSTSIPLGEVLRFERGSVIDLQKPAGESVDTFVNGRVIGKGEVMVYEKNLAIRLNEVLDSNAIVYYIAKDM
- a CDS encoding AsmA-like C-terminal domain-containing protein, whose amino-acid sequence is MGRIRGEKIIFVNDINFNVDTFLKAKVPAIKELLAPSANKPTKEQIKDETIFIKAKQLYEKEHKIPPNRLIIQAKNAVVTFKGFPFALENILVNMRDGRLKADASYHNAMVAFDMMHGQFRIKANNFSGDYLNMVLQTITTQNLIQGGLYSLIGGYKNNVFSGELRLQNTTIKNFKVLQNMINLINTIPSLIVFRNPRLGANGYEISKGRVVFGINPGYLGLEHIQLTGTTLDVDGNGIVELSKRKIDMSLNIATIKGFANIINKIPILSYLILGGDGKISTHVSLSGSLDNPKANVTLAKDILQAPFRILRRIFTPIDIIVDEIKKGMRNEPTRVPKKQTLHHP
- a CDS encoding DUF3971 domain-containing protein; this translates as MHFGGLKIERFYLKLNNKFLLRVGQLDIIELIKHKPNKKPPTIAAIVRYIQYSMWAMDYFENITIQEIDIKPKIKAHVFFDGHRYEFAFPDLVRGQFYLKEQEGQGLHLNINYLDSDPYHIHLIGQATYLKHTEQLNFSLQVSPIPTPNIRPSKLKIFVQGLTDFKSVALRLNSNNIKHLDFLKPYFKPDKHQALQKWLFSNISFGGFFIKDAKLSLNFKDKHILKSLQKNLSVQALVQNAHVIYNSKLPPILAKEVGLEYKDGQLTITPKHINYQHMRLEGSQVVISHFGPASRLVASIKNASSAAFSPIKEILKAYNINLPLSQFKPNVGADILLTMQFVPHAKPFLFVQGSVDIAAGSFALYGVPLSNQSAQVFLDISPTSKIIYISTAHTRYQNMADTDNRITIDFSHKSLTSQAIVHKIQVNTNQAINNNPFETRRTILPKATSAVRLSSLPSLIAKGVDTLAFKNKLHQIIQAQNAEVFSQDIIYATEDNLPTLTFDLDFSKDKQTIFKIKELEIEGAISRDYSLHLKNIAKLVPISPLAHYFAIKRGALKITTKDLKSFKFFGTNLDIELPLYRNDGRRFNSFSLLGTFGDRGLEFLLQMGR
- a CDS encoding 2-oxoglutarate synthase subunit alpha translates to MREVISDGNELVARAAIEAGCRFFGGYPITPSSDIMHAMSGLLPKHGGHFIQMEDEIGGISVALGASMSGVKAMTASSGPGISLKVEQMGYGFMTETPLVIVDVMRSGPSTGMPTRVAQGDVNFLKHPTHGDFKSVALAPGSLAETYTETIRAFNLAEKLMTPVFLLLDETVGHMYGKVSLPDLQDLSIVNRRVFEGDPKDYQPYGVPNDEPAILNPFFKGYRYHITGLHHGPIGFPTEDAKIGGALMDRLFNKIDSKLDEVCLNEEIDIEGADLLVIAYGSSALAIKEALRELKAENYPKKVGFFRPLTLWPSPKKRLEELGKQFKNILVVELNKGQYLQEVEHILGRKVPALLQANGRPFSPKQIMAKIKEF
- a CDS encoding FeoA family protein, which codes for MSLLECQKNKRYTILDITTPDLELKDRLLSFGIAVGVEFELLQHSLKKATFSIAIERAQVALRSGEAKHILVRPL
- the mltG gene encoding endolytic transglycosylase MltG → MAKRTATSPIEKKGRNILLEMALIIALSLLFYLSIPIKSYAIVYIPKGALKTALSHLHALESPTPPINTLDLWILRLMSALHLWHTPERGYVAIPISPNNTTTKGDFLHALSLSKVVYKDITLIPGETLYFFLRHLAKVFHLKVEDLEQVYNAKALWADGAIVPDTYRFTLGISAQNLMGYLLKHSQEHYQKLSEQLLGNYDPKKWQQTLIIASIIQKEAANAAEMPLIAGVIYNRLKRHMPLQMDGALNYGAYAHSKVTHERIATDNSPYNTYKHKGLPKEPVGSVGLDAIKAALFPAKTPFLYFVKTKGGTHKFSVNYKEHVRAIPKF